In one window of Pseudomonadales bacterium DNA:
- a CDS encoding OmpA family protein, with translation MKLKKLPLLSSILLASFLVACGSSDTMEDSGEPEKVYGKQTHNPHEHTHKKKEIVAEPVVEEVKEDPMAAFMTMARTYYFDFDSDQLNNESQQILNIVADYMKDSDATFKLNGHADERGTREYNLALSERRAKTVQDYLTVQGVDASMLEVIGYGEEKPANGASTEEAWAENRRVELEMIAPEAPAAEPAAEKVYGKQTHNPHEHSHKKAE, from the coding sequence ATGAAATTAAAAAAATTACCCCTGCTATCTAGCATACTTTTAGCCAGCTTCTTAGTGGCTTGTGGTTCAAGCGACACCATGGAAGACAGCGGTGAACCTGAAAAGGTTTATGGCAAGCAAACTCACAACCCACATGAGCACACGCACAAGAAAAAAGAAATTGTTGCTGAGCCTGTGGTTGAAGAAGTGAAAGAAGACCCTATGGCTGCGTTTATGACCATGGCTCGTACTTACTACTTCGATTTTGATAGCGATCAATTAAATAATGAATCGCAGCAAATTTTAAACATCGTCGCTGATTATATGAAAGACAGCGATGCTACTTTCAAGCTAAACGGTCATGCTGATGAGCGTGGTACTCGTGAGTACAACTTAGCGCTGTCTGAGCGTCGTGCTAAAACCGTACAAGACTACCTAACTGTTCAAGGTGTCGATGCTTCTATGCTTGAAGTTATTGGCTACGGTGAAGAAAAGCCAGCTAACGGTGCTAGCACTGAAGAAGCTTGGGCTGAAAACCGCCGTGTTGAACTTGAGATGATTGCACCTGAAGCACCAGCAGCTGAGCCAGCAGCTGAAAAGGTTTATGGTAAGCAAACTCATAACCCACATGAGCATTCTCACAAAAAAGCTGAGTAA